The following proteins come from a genomic window of Stegostoma tigrinum isolate sSteTig4 chromosome 30, sSteTig4.hap1, whole genome shotgun sequence:
- the LOC125465644 gene encoding insulin gene enhancer protein ISL-1-like: MVSLITIPDFRVDEKKEFIMGDLGNSSKREDSTSVCFGCSKHISDPYILRVYPNLEWHAACLKCVVCNQYLNETCTCFLREGKTYCKTDYFKKFSVRCAQCQAGLLSSDLVFRARGLIYHQQCFRCVACNRRLLPGEECRLRRDGPYCAEDAWLPDPSFIQQDLPLRAEQDDRSLYLSEKVKARQPTPRAPNHSDKITRMRTVLNEQQLLTLRTCYAANPRPDALMKQQLMEMTGLNLRVIRVWFQNKRCKDKKKSIMPKHMDPCDRNKADIQGLVGTLMIATSPLPQKVDSQCNPVEVQRYWPPWEDLSDLPTQTGFSGERSHFTCSNSVEVSSLSSQPSDTTNSDESQPSDL, from the exons ATGGTTTCATTGATCACCATTCCTGATTTCAGAGTGGACGAGAAAAAAGAGTTCATCATGGGGGACCTGGGAAACTCCTCTAAAA GGGAAGACTCAACGTCTGTATGTTTTGGCTGCAGTAAACACATTAGTGATCCATATATTCTGAGAGTCTATCCTAATTTGGAGTGGCATGCAGCCTGTCTCAAGTGTGTTGTGTGCAATCAATATCTTAATGAAACCTGCACCTGCTTCTTGAGAGAAGGGAAGACCTACTGCAAGACTGACTACTTCAA aaaattttctgtgAGGTGCGCTCAATGTCAAGCTGGATTGTTATCTTCAGATCTAGTTTTCCGTGCTAGAGGCCTCATCTATCACCAACAATGTTTCCGTTGTGTTGCCTGCAATCGACGACTTCTGCCTGGAGAAGAGTGCAGACTGCGACGTGATGGACCTTACTGTGCTGAGGATGCCTGGCTTCCAGATCCCAGCTTTATTCAACAAGATCTTCCTTTGAGAGCTGAACAAGATGATAGAAGCCTGTATCTATCAG AGAAAGTCAAGGCCCGTCAGCCAACACCACGAGCTCCAAACCACTCAGATAAGATAACTCGTATGCGGACGGTACTGAACGAGCAGCAGCTGCTCACATTACGGACCTGTTACGCTGCAAACCCTCGACCGGATGCACTCATGAAGCAGCAGCTGATGGAGATGACAGGGCTCAACTTAAGGGTTATCAGGGTCTGGTTTCAAAATAAACGGTGCAAGGATAAAAAGAAGAGTATAATGCCGAAACACATGGACCCTTGTGACAGGAATAAGGCA GATATTCAGGGGTTAGTTGGAACTCTGATGATAGCTACCAGTCCACTACCGCAGAAAGTTGATTCACAGTGCAACCCTGTTGAGGTGCAGAGATACTGGCCACCATGGGAAGACCTTAGTGACCTTCCAACACAG ACAGGTTTTTCAGGAGAAAGATCACACTTCACTTGCAGTAATAGTGTTGAAGTGTCATCTCTTAGTTCTCAACCTTCTGACACAACAAACAGTGATGAATCTCAACCTTCAGACCTCTGA